The genomic segment AAAAATTCAATATGGAAGAAACGTTCTTTCATGCCGAACGTTTTAATGATAGCTTCCCCATATTGACGTAATTTAGGATCCATATCTTTTATAATATAGTATGAGTTTTCGTAATGATTTAATATTAAATCTAAAGGAGTATAAGCATAGTCGAAAGTTGTTGAAAACACAATATTTCCCTTTGAATCTAGTAGCCCGTCAAATGTACAAATTTGTCCAGAATCAACAAATTTTTCAAAGAAATAAACGGTTTGCTTATCCCATTCTTGCCTAAACTGTTCAACATCTTCACTGCTTTCAAGTTTATAAGTTCCCGCTGCGCCAACTCCATTATCTGGTTTCACAATCAATGGAAGACCAATTTTACTTACCGCCATGTCAACTGCCTGCAAGGTTTTTACAATTTGACCAGGAACGACAGGAACTCCGGCCTTTTTAAAAAGTTTCTTCATTTCAGATTTGAATTTTGTCTTTTTCAAGTCTTTTGGTTTTGGTCCTACAACATTGAACTGTTCACGCAATTTTGCATCTTGATCTAACCAATATTCATTGTGTGACTCAATGCGGTCAATTGGTCCGTGCTTGTAAAAAAGGAAGGCTACAGCACGTTTCACTTCATCAAGATTTTCTAAATTTTCCACACGAAAATATTCTGTTAAAGCATTTTTCAACGGTTGATCTAGTTGATCATAAGGTTCCTGCCCGATGCCCAAAACAGTAATTCCTTTATTTGCAAGTTCAACAGTAAATTGTTGAAAATTTTGCGGATAATAAGGTGAAATAACGATATAGTTCATAATAGTGTTTCCTTTCTAATCATAGGTTTAATTGATTGAGAAAATAAGGCATTTGCTTGCGCCACCAAATCCAGTCATGCGAAACATCATATCCCCATTCAGCAAACCATGCCGGAATGTTCTTATGTTCAAAGGCTTCTTTTAAGGTGTAGAAAGAAGGTAGTCCGTCCTGTTCCCATGCACCAAGTCCTGTACAGACAATAATATCAGCATTGCGACAGCGATCAATAAACCAGCCATCATTTTGATTCCAAATATAATCTGCCGGTGAATTTTGATAAATTATTTCATCCTCTAAACAATCACCAACAAAATAGCGCGCATCATAAACTCCGCTCAGTGCAATGACTTTATTGAAGACATCGGGGTGCTGGAGAAAGAAATTAACAGCGTGATAGGCTCCCATGGAACAACCTGTCGTCATCATTGGATCAAACCAACCTGTTTTATGCTTGATAAAAGGAATGGCTTCCTCAATGACATAGCGCTCATAGGCTCGGTGCATTTCTGCTCGGTCGTGAGGAGATTTCCAATCAGCCAGCCAGCTTTCACTATCTACACTACTCAAAGTGAAAAATTGGATTTTTCCTGTTTCGATAAACCATGAGCAAGCCTCAATCATACTAAAATCTGCATATTCATTATGACTGCCTCCTGATGAAGCAAAAACGATTACAGGCATTCCAGCGTGTCCATAACGATTCACACACATTTCACGGCTTAAATTACCGCTCCAATGACTTAAAAATTCAACATGCATATAAATTCTCTTCTCATATTCTTAATTGATTTATTTACCATTTTTCACTAAAGAAGCGAAGGCAATCAGGTAAATGCTCAGCCCAAGCCATTTCATTGTGTTCTGCACCGGCTTGGATATAAAACAATAGATTTTCCAAATCTAAACCACCTGCAATTAACTGACGAAAGTAGGTTAATGACGAATCAATATAAGCTTGCTTGATATTGCCAGCCATCAAGGTTTTATCTGTATCATCTGCTTCTTCTGTTCCAACATAAATATAAATATGCTGATCTGCTAATAAGTTATGACGTTCTATATAACGATTGAATGCTTCTTGGTGCAGCCAGTTCGCAGATGAGAAAACCCCCAAGCAACCGATTTGCTCTTGGTATTCAATTCCCATAAACTGCGTAATATTTCCACCCAAAGAAGAACCAACCATGCCCGTGTGTGCTCGGTCTGACTTAGTACGATAATGCTCGTCAACAAAGGGTTTGACAACTTCCATGACAAACTCAGCATACTCTGTCCCTTTGCCTCCAAATTCTATACCTGGAATAGTTGACTCTTGGTATTTCCAAGCAGAATACTCATTCATTCGATTAAAACCGTCGTTGTCAATAGCTACCACAATCATTTTTTCAATGTCCGGATTTCGCTTAATTGTTGGAATAATCTTCCAAGAATGACCGCTAAAAGACTCCTTACTATAAAGGACATTTTGACCGTCATGAAAATAAACTACAGGATAAGATTTCTTAGTATTTTGCTCATAATTTCTAGGAAGGAGCACCCGAACACGACGCTTTTGTTTAGTATAAGGTACTTCTAATTCATGTGTTCTAACTTCAAGGTAAAAATAGGAATGGTTCATTATCAGAAAACTTTCTATTTTCAAAATTTTTATCTATTATATCATAAAATATGCAAAAAAGTTAGGAATTCCTAACTTTTTTAATACTTTTACAACTTATCGTCATTATTTCCATTTTTTCAGAAAGAAAATTAGAGATTTTGATAGCTTTCGATAGCTTGTAGAGCTCGTTTTGCTATTTTTTCATAGCGTTCTTTCTTGTCTCGAATTCGAGGACCGTCCAATTCTTTGATAATTCCAAAGTTGATATTCATCGGCTGGAAATGTTTGCTGTCAGCGTGCGTGATATAATGAGGTAAGCTTCCAATAGCAGTTGTTTCTGGAAAGATCACAGCTTCTGCTCTATTGAAAAGACGAACTGCATTGATACTAGCTACGAGTCCAGATGCAGCGGATTCCACATATCCCTCTACACCAGTCATCTGACCCGCAAAGAAGATATTCTGTTGTTTTTTAGACTGAAAAGTTTGAGTCAGAAGATTCGGTGAATCCATGTAAGAATTACGGTGCATCACGCCATAGCGAACAAACTCTGCATTTTCCAAACCTGGAATCATCCGAAAAACGCGCTTCTGTTCGCCCCATTTAAGATGTGTCTGAAATCCAACGATATTATAAAGGCTCCCAGCTGCATTGTCTTGACGAAGCTGAACGACTGCGTATGGCGTCTTAAATTCTCCATCACGAGGACCTTGATAGTCATCTGGGTATTCCAAGCCGACCGGTTTCATAGGACCGTAGAGCATGGTTTTTATCCCTCTCTTAGCCATCACCTCAATCGGCATGCAGCCTTCAAAATATTTTTCTTTTTCAAAAGCATTGAGAGGCGCTTCCTCAGCATTGATTAAAGCATCGTGAAAAGCTATAAATTCACTTTTAGTCATGGGAGCATTTAGATAAGCAGCTTCTCCCTTGTCATAGCGAGACTTGAGATAAACTTTTTCCATATCAATCGTATTGACATCTACAATTGGTGCTGCAGCATCATAAAAGTAAAATCCAATTCCACCATTTAGCGCATGGATTTTTTTGGCAAGTGCATCACTTGTCAAAGGACCTGTCGCAATAACAGTAATCGTATCGTCAGGGATTTCTGTTATTTCCTCACGAATAACCTCAATGAAAGGATGATTATTTAGCTCATCGGTGACTGATTTTGAAAAGCTCTCTCTATCAACCGCTAACGCTCCTCCGGCCGGTACACGCGTAGCTTCTGCTGCTCGCATAATGATTGAATCCAAACGGCGCATTTCTTCTTTTAGCAGACCAACTGCGTTTGTCAGTGAATCTCCCCGCAGAGAATTAGAACAGACTAGTTCTGCAAAATCACTAGTCTTATGCTGAGGAGTGGATTTCATTCCGCGCATTTCGTACAGTTTAACAGGAATACCGCGTTTAGCAATCTGATAAGCTGCTTCGCTGCCAGCCAGACCAGCTCCTATGACATTGATGTAAGAT from the Streptococcus constellatus subsp. constellatus genome contains:
- a CDS encoding ATP-grasp domain-containing protein; this encodes MNYIVISPYYPQNFQQFTVELANKGITVLGIGQEPYDQLDQPLKNALTEYFRVENLENLDEVKRAVAFLFYKHGPIDRIESHNEYWLDQDAKLREQFNVVGPKPKDLKKTKFKSEMKKLFKKAGVPVVPGQIVKTLQAVDMAVSKIGLPLIVKPDNGVGAAGTYKLESSEDVEQFRQEWDKQTVYFFEKFVDSGQICTFDGLLDSKGNIVFSTTFDYAYTPLDLILNHYENSYYIIKDMDPKLRQYGEAIIKTFGMKERFFHIEFFHNGDDYIAIEYNNRPAGAFTIDLYNFAHSIDLYRGYAAVVNGEPFPQSQVETQYGLVTARRSTSNYVYSEEELREKYGDKLKAVKIMPQAFADLQGDIHYILTTPNRSEINQMIEDFGKK
- a CDS encoding esterase family protein; translation: MHVEFLSHWSGNLSREMCVNRYGHAGMPVIVFASSGGSHNEYADFSMIEACSWFIETGKIQFFTLSSVDSESWLADWKSPHDRAEMHRAYERYVIEEAIPFIKHKTGWFDPMMTTGCSMGAYHAVNFFLQHPDVFNKVIALSGVYDARYFVGDCLEDEIIYQNSPADYIWNQNDGWFIDRCRNADIIVCTGLGAWEQDGLPSFYTLKEAFEHKNIPAWFAEWGYDVSHDWIWWRKQMPYFLNQLNL
- a CDS encoding alpha/beta hydrolase, coding for MNHSYFYLEVRTHELEVPYTKQKRRVRVLLPRNYEQNTKKSYPVVYFHDGQNVLYSKESFSGHSWKIIPTIKRNPDIEKMIVVAIDNDGFNRMNEYSAWKYQESTIPGIEFGGKGTEYAEFVMEVVKPFVDEHYRTKSDRAHTGMVGSSLGGNITQFMGIEYQEQIGCLGVFSSANWLHQEAFNRYIERHNLLADQHIYIYVGTEEADDTDKTLMAGNIKQAYIDSSLTYFRQLIAGGLDLENLLFYIQAGAEHNEMAWAEHLPDCLRFFSEKW
- the trmFO gene encoding methylenetetrahydrofolate--tRNA-(uracil(54)-C(5))-methyltransferase (FADH(2)-oxidizing) TrmFO, which gives rise to MSQSYINVIGAGLAGSEAAYQIAKRGIPVKLYEMRGMKSTPQHKTSDFAELVCSNSLRGDSLTNAVGLLKEEMRRLDSIIMRAAEATRVPAGGALAVDRESFSKSVTDELNNHPFIEVIREEITEIPDDTITVIATGPLTSDALAKKIHALNGGIGFYFYDAAAPIVDVNTIDMEKVYLKSRYDKGEAAYLNAPMTKSEFIAFHDALINAEEAPLNAFEKEKYFEGCMPIEVMAKRGIKTMLYGPMKPVGLEYPDDYQGPRDGEFKTPYAVVQLRQDNAAGSLYNIVGFQTHLKWGEQKRVFRMIPGLENAEFVRYGVMHRNSYMDSPNLLTQTFQSKKQQNIFFAGQMTGVEGYVESAASGLVASINAVRLFNRAEAVIFPETTAIGSLPHYITHADSKHFQPMNINFGIIKELDGPRIRDKKERYEKIAKRALQAIESYQNL